One region of Nitrospinaceae bacterium genomic DNA includes:
- a CDS encoding membrane protein, with protein MAFLCFLSFPSPSYGKELSYKVNIKGVEDDDLKIALQDSSNLIQLKEKPLSSPSGLILRARDDKNRLLNVLKSYGFYSGKMDIKIEEQSVFSMLPSGLPDKDPLEITIEIETGPVYSFGQIQVKGLDQSGLQGLKVELQPGDPARGQSVLDAERGLVSRIKLAGYPYVRSGKRKVRVNHQKKTMDVLYEIDPGPSATLGDLSISGLQAVKENFIYNRAPWEEGDEYDPRILERFRSDLTGLGVFSSVKLRIPEKLDLKGEEISQPLPVQLDVEEREPRFFGVGGDFSTNEGIGLNAFWGHRNFFGEAEKVRIKARLARIGENDFDRIDQKLGLDFQKPDFLVRRQNLLFNAELANEHPDAFERQSISSTLGLNRPLSKTLSVNGGIGWEFSSIEDADGKGEFALFSFPMGLKHDTTKNLLDPKSGFRNELSVTPFTVAAGTGTAFTKFRAGSRAYYKAAKDGSVVLAARFLLGSIVGPATDQIPADKRFFAGGGGSVRGYQFQNVGPLDNSNNPLGGRSLIEVGVEARFRYKDFGFVPFIDGGNVFDSQLPQFDEDLRWGAGLGLRYYTTIGPLRVDLAAPLNRRANDDPVAFYISIGQSF; from the coding sequence ATGGCTTTTTTGTGTTTTCTGTCATTCCCCTCTCCTTCTTACGGTAAGGAGCTTTCTTATAAGGTCAATATCAAAGGCGTTGAAGACGATGATTTGAAAATAGCCCTGCAGGATTCCTCGAATCTCATCCAGTTAAAAGAAAAGCCGCTTTCCAGTCCTTCAGGTTTGATTTTACGCGCCCGCGACGATAAAAACCGGTTGCTGAATGTATTGAAGTCGTATGGTTTTTATTCCGGGAAGATGGATATAAAAATCGAAGAACAATCCGTCTTTTCCATGTTACCCAGTGGACTCCCGGATAAAGATCCTCTCGAGATCACCATCGAAATTGAAACCGGCCCTGTCTACAGTTTCGGTCAAATTCAAGTAAAGGGATTGGATCAATCCGGCTTGCAAGGTTTAAAGGTTGAGTTGCAACCTGGAGACCCGGCCAGAGGCCAATCGGTCCTCGACGCCGAGCGGGGATTGGTTTCCCGCATCAAGCTTGCCGGTTACCCCTATGTGCGTTCAGGCAAAAGGAAAGTGCGAGTCAACCATCAAAAGAAAACCATGGATGTCTTGTATGAAATAGATCCCGGTCCTTCGGCAACACTGGGGGACCTCTCTATCAGCGGGTTGCAGGCGGTGAAAGAGAATTTCATATATAACCGGGCTCCCTGGGAAGAAGGCGATGAGTACGATCCTCGAATTTTGGAGAGATTTCGTTCGGACCTTACCGGGTTGGGGGTTTTCTCTTCGGTTAAATTGCGGATTCCTGAAAAATTGGATTTGAAGGGGGAGGAGATATCTCAACCTCTTCCGGTTCAATTGGATGTTGAGGAGAGAGAGCCTCGGTTTTTTGGAGTCGGCGGCGATTTTTCGACCAATGAAGGCATTGGCTTGAACGCCTTCTGGGGACACCGGAATTTTTTTGGCGAGGCGGAAAAAGTAAGAATTAAAGCCCGGCTGGCCCGTATCGGGGAAAACGATTTCGACAGAATTGATCAAAAGCTGGGATTGGATTTTCAAAAGCCGGATTTTTTAGTCCGCAGGCAGAACCTTTTATTCAACGCTGAACTGGCGAATGAACACCCCGATGCATTTGAACGTCAAAGCATATCCTCCACTTTGGGGTTGAACCGTCCACTGAGTAAAACACTTTCGGTCAATGGGGGTATCGGTTGGGAGTTTTCATCCATTGAAGATGCGGACGGCAAAGGTGAGTTCGCCCTGTTCAGTTTTCCCATGGGTCTCAAGCACGACACCACAAAAAATTTGCTGGACCCGAAGTCGGGATTTCGCAACGAATTGAGCGTTACTCCTTTTACCGTTGCGGCTGGGACGGGTACTGCGTTCACCAAGTTCAGGGCTGGCAGTCGCGCTTATTATAAGGCCGCAAAAGATGGTTCCGTCGTATTGGCGGCAAGGTTTCTTCTGGGAAGCATCGTGGGGCCGGCGACGGATCAAATCCCGGCGGACAAACGATTTTTCGCAGGCGGCGGCGGTTCGGTCCGGGGTTACCAGTTTCAGAACGTCGGGCCGCTGGATAATTCCAACAACCCTTTGGGAGGAAGGAGTCTCATTGAGGTGGGGGTGGAAGCGCGGTTTCGATACAAGGATTTTGGTTTTGTTCCCTTTATTGACGGCGGCAATGTTTTTGATTCTCAGTTGCCGCAATTTGATGAAGATTTGCGATGGGGTGCGGGTTTGGGTCTTCGTTATTACACAACGATCGGTCCTCTGCGGGTTGATTTGGCGGCTCCACTGAACCGCCGTGCAAACGACGATCCGGTCGCATTTTACATCAGCATCGGTCAATCGTTTTAA
- the asnB gene encoding asparagine synthetase B, with translation MCGIAGLIDFTDGQLPEPPGKVLRIMLDRLRHRGPDDRGEERLEHEDGPTVYLGHQRLSIIDLSSNGHQPMANESHSIWISTNSEIYNYRELREELRAKNHHFFSNSDTEVLLKAYEEWGVDCLEKLRGMFAFGIWDSRTRVLFLARDRLGIKPLYYYSSPECFLFASEVRALASTGFIDLTVNETGLFHFLTFGSVSGPDTFWKTIKELPPAHYMLVSPESVTQQRYWDPLQISKNSGLDFPSDSKKELVAETLKESVRVRQVSDVSLGAFLSGGIDSSAVVALMDQKTDRPVETLSVVFRESEFDESRYSNEVAEQMGTQHHTLELDESALIDALSQAIGAMDQPTVDGINTFLISKCARETGWKVAISGIGGDELFGGYDSFRLVPRLLGLEKVLGVLPSSWLRSAGAWLKRHLPASDANIKLGHFVSGQKSGSHPYYLMRTLFCEDQVNDLFTDKIHAAGEKQKHLERTQTLTESLSAIDPLKQVSFLELTHYLPNTLLRDADMMSMAHGLEIRVPLIDHRLVELMFSLAAKIQFARPPAKSLLVDSLPVKLSSQLVQRKKMGFTLPFENWMRNDLKTEVESVLLNPVPTLSDFISETAVAGVWRGFLNGQVSWSRPWALYILKKWFLLNSPNSTEKKSL, from the coding sequence ATGTGCGGAATCGCGGGTCTAATCGATTTCACTGACGGCCAACTGCCGGAGCCGCCGGGAAAAGTCCTGCGAATCATGCTGGACCGCTTGCGTCACCGTGGACCCGATGACCGGGGTGAAGAACGATTGGAACACGAGGACGGGCCCACGGTTTACCTCGGGCATCAACGGCTTTCCATCATCGACCTTTCTTCAAACGGCCATCAACCCATGGCCAATGAATCGCATAGCATCTGGATCTCCACCAACAGCGAAATCTACAACTACCGTGAATTAAGAGAAGAACTCCGAGCTAAAAATCACCATTTTTTCTCCAATTCCGACACCGAGGTGTTGCTGAAGGCTTACGAAGAATGGGGTGTGGATTGTCTGGAAAAACTGCGGGGCATGTTTGCTTTTGGCATCTGGGATTCCCGCACCAGGGTTTTGTTTTTAGCCAGAGACCGGTTGGGAATCAAACCGCTTTATTATTATTCCAGCCCCGAATGTTTTCTGTTCGCATCCGAGGTGCGCGCCCTGGCTTCCACGGGCTTTATCGACCTCACCGTCAATGAAACCGGCCTGTTTCATTTTTTGACTTTTGGCAGTGTGTCCGGTCCTGATACGTTTTGGAAAACCATAAAGGAATTACCGCCTGCCCATTATATGCTTGTCAGCCCGGAATCCGTGACGCAACAAAGATACTGGGACCCTCTGCAAATCTCCAAAAATTCTGGCCTGGATTTTCCTTCTGATTCCAAAAAAGAGTTGGTGGCAGAAACATTGAAGGAATCGGTAAGGGTTCGGCAGGTCAGCGATGTTTCTCTCGGAGCTTTCTTGAGTGGCGGCATCGATTCCAGCGCTGTGGTCGCTCTCATGGACCAGAAAACGGATCGTCCTGTGGAAACGCTTTCGGTGGTTTTCAGGGAAAGTGAATTCGATGAATCGAGGTATTCCAATGAAGTGGCTGAACAGATGGGCACTCAGCATCATACCCTGGAACTGGACGAATCCGCCCTCATCGACGCCCTCTCGCAAGCCATTGGCGCAATGGATCAACCGACCGTCGATGGGATCAACACCTTCCTCATCTCCAAATGTGCGCGCGAAACCGGCTGGAAGGTGGCCATTTCGGGAATAGGGGGGGATGAACTTTTTGGCGGCTATGACTCTTTTCGGCTGGTTCCGCGATTGCTCGGGCTGGAGAAAGTTTTAGGCGTCCTGCCCTCCTCCTGGCTCAGATCTGCCGGCGCCTGGTTGAAACGTCATCTGCCTGCTTCCGACGCAAACATCAAATTGGGCCATTTCGTAAGCGGGCAAAAATCGGGAAGCCATCCCTATTATTTGATGCGCACGCTGTTCTGCGAAGATCAGGTCAACGATTTGTTCACGGATAAAATTCATGCCGCAGGGGAAAAACAAAAACATTTGGAGCGGACTCAAACGCTGACCGAATCTTTAAGCGCTATCGATCCCTTGAAACAAGTTTCCTTTCTGGAGTTAACCCATTATCTGCCCAACACTCTGCTCAGGGATGCGGACATGATGAGCATGGCGCACGGCCTGGAAATCCGGGTTCCCTTGATCGATCACCGGCTGGTGGAATTGATGTTTTCCCTTGCGGCCAAAATTCAATTCGCACGGCCACCGGCAAAATCCCTGCTGGTGGATTCACTGCCGGTCAAGCTTTCTTCGCAACTGGTTCAAAGAAAAAAAATGGGGTTCACCCTGCCGTTTGAAAACTGGATGCGGAATGATTTGAAAACTGAAGTGGAATCGGTGCTGTTGAATCCGGTGCCAACTCTTTCCGATTTTATTTCGGAAACGGCAGTCGCCGGGGTTTGGAGGGGATTTTTGAACGGCCAGGTCAGCTGGTCCAGGCCCTGGGCACTTTATATCTTAAAAAAATGGTTTCTTCTCAATTCACCAAACAGCACGGAAAAAAAAAGCCTGTGA
- a CDS encoding transketolase, protein MESTQSATPTINDLEQIAREIRRTSLVTIHGAGSGHPGGSLSAADLATALFFGGILKYDPNNPKDPDRDRFLLSKGHASALYYVTLAKAGYFPEKELASYRKINSPLFLSGHAHPKTPGVEIASGSLGQGLSVANGIALGTRLDNRKCRVYVILGDGELQEGQIWEAAMSAAKFKSTNLTAIVDFNKVCQDSVTKELKDLEPLEDKWRSFGWDTYRIDGHNMQEIIQTLKIPPHAEKPRVIIADTIKGKGVSFMEGQTAWHGVAPSDEDLEKALKELQ, encoded by the coding sequence ATGGAAAGCACTCAGTCGGCAACTCCGACCATCAATGATCTGGAACAAATTGCCAGGGAAATCAGACGCACGAGTCTGGTGACGATTCACGGGGCAGGGTCGGGGCACCCCGGTGGAAGCCTGTCGGCCGCGGATCTTGCCACCGCACTGTTTTTTGGCGGAATCCTGAAATACGACCCCAACAATCCAAAAGACCCGGACCGGGACCGTTTCCTCCTCAGTAAAGGCCACGCCTCGGCGCTGTATTACGTCACTCTGGCCAAAGCCGGGTATTTCCCGGAAAAAGAACTGGCGAGTTACCGGAAAATCAACAGCCCGCTGTTTCTTTCCGGACACGCGCATCCCAAAACCCCTGGCGTGGAAATCGCTTCGGGAAGTCTGGGGCAGGGCCTGAGCGTCGCGAACGGAATTGCTTTGGGAACGCGCCTGGACAACCGCAAGTGCAGGGTTTATGTGATCCTGGGGGATGGGGAGCTTCAGGAAGGGCAAATCTGGGAAGCGGCCATGTCGGCAGCAAAATTTAAATCCACGAATCTGACGGCAATCGTCGACTTCAATAAAGTGTGCCAGGACAGCGTCACGAAAGAATTGAAAGACCTGGAGCCGCTGGAAGACAAGTGGCGGTCCTTCGGCTGGGACACGTACCGCATCGACGGTCACAATATGCAGGAAATTATTCAAACCCTGAAAATTCCCCCGCATGCGGAGAAACCGCGTGTCATCATTGCGGATACGATTAAAGGCAAGGGGGTCAGTTTCATGGAAGGGCAGACGGCGTGGCATGGGGTTGCGCCATCGGATGAAGATCTGGAAAAAGCATTGAAGGAGTTGCAATGA
- a CDS encoding RND transporter produces MLRNIPALIFFGIISICAIGFPPALWALESESNPSSTGDSKVLTLRDAVQQTLKNNVSIAVEEFNSQIREQDITDRKSEFDPSVNIELSTGEDKRQVSGAFTSPDVSQNRDHLWDMSLSQKVITGGDYEISFNNSRRKTNSSFAGLNPQYSSELIVSATQPLLKNFGIDNNKRNIYIANNDLDISDFEFESKVIDTVTEVENVYWDLVFSIEDLNVKKKSLARAQDLEKRVRAQVEVGTVAPLEILQAQSEVASREELLLQAEDLIQDNEDNLKNILNITFDSPEGLKKVIPADKPQFKPDQAMALGEAIKKALANRPDFLSRKTELANENILVKYNENQIYPSVDLFGSLGLNGISGNAVPITSGTVTGTSRFGGGYDDALNNTISRDFYQWEFGVRLNYPLGNRSAKSRLTASRLKVAQTLLDIKDLEKKIVVEVREAVRQIKTEAKRVQATRVARKLAEEKLNAEEKKFEVGLSTSFEVLEFQEDLVEEQSNEIGALIDFHKAKIRLRQVLATTLETHNIQMSSQEDS; encoded by the coding sequence ATGTTACGTAATATCCCTGCATTGATCTTTTTCGGAATCATTTCCATTTGCGCCATTGGCTTCCCACCTGCTTTGTGGGCGTTGGAATCTGAATCCAACCCGTCATCTACGGGCGATTCGAAGGTTCTCACTCTGCGGGATGCTGTTCAGCAGACCTTGAAAAATAATGTTTCCATAGCGGTTGAAGAGTTCAATTCGCAAATCAGAGAGCAGGACATTACCGACAGGAAGTCCGAGTTTGACCCCAGCGTCAATATTGAGTTGTCGACGGGTGAAGACAAACGGCAGGTTTCCGGCGCTTTTACTTCCCCCGACGTCAGTCAAAACCGGGACCATCTTTGGGACATGTCCCTGAGTCAAAAGGTGATCACCGGGGGTGACTATGAAATCAGCTTTAATAATTCCAGGAGGAAGACCAACTCCAGCTTTGCGGGTTTGAATCCGCAATATTCTTCGGAACTGATTGTGTCGGCCACTCAGCCCCTGCTCAAAAACTTTGGTATCGACAATAATAAAAGAAACATTTACATCGCCAATAATGACCTGGATATTTCCGATTTTGAATTTGAAAGTAAGGTGATCGATACCGTCACCGAGGTGGAAAACGTTTATTGGGACCTGGTGTTCAGCATCGAAGACCTGAATGTCAAAAAGAAGTCTTTAGCGCGAGCTCAGGACCTCGAAAAGCGGGTGCGCGCCCAGGTGGAAGTGGGCACCGTCGCCCCGCTTGAAATTCTTCAGGCTCAGTCAGAGGTGGCTTCCCGCGAGGAACTATTGCTTCAGGCGGAAGATCTGATTCAGGACAACGAAGACAACCTGAAAAATATTTTGAATATCACCTTTGATTCACCCGAGGGGCTGAAAAAAGTGATTCCGGCGGACAAGCCGCAATTCAAGCCGGATCAGGCAATGGCTTTAGGCGAGGCGATCAAAAAAGCTCTGGCAAACCGTCCCGATTTTTTGTCACGCAAAACTGAACTGGCAAACGAAAATATACTGGTCAAATACAATGAAAACCAGATTTACCCTTCCGTCGACTTGTTTGGCAGTCTGGGCTTAAACGGAATCAGCGGAAACGCGGTGCCGATCACCAGTGGAACGGTCACCGGAACCAGCCGTTTCGGAGGAGGTTACGATGACGCTCTCAACAACACCATTTCCAGGGATTTTTACCAATGGGAATTTGGAGTTCGTCTCAACTATCCGCTCGGCAACCGCTCGGCAAAGAGCCGATTGACAGCCTCCCGGCTGAAGGTCGCCCAGACCCTGCTGGACATCAAGGATCTTGAGAAAAAGATTGTTGTGGAAGTCAGAGAGGCGGTCCGGCAGATCAAAACCGAAGCCAAGCGGGTGCAGGCCACGCGCGTCGCACGAAAACTTGCCGAAGAAAAACTGAATGCTGAGGAAAAAAAGTTTGAGGTGGGTTTGTCGACCAGTTTCGAAGTTCTGGAATTCCAGGAAGACCTGGTAGAAGAGCAGAGCAATGAGATCGGGGCGCTCATCGATTTTCATAAAGCAAAAATCAGATTGCGCCAGGTGCTGGCCACCACGCTCGAGACTCATAATATTCAAATGTCGTCCCAAGAAGATTCATGA
- a CDS encoding transketolase, which produces MKDGATRDGYGAALIELGDNPDVVVLDSGVSDSSRTQPFGKQFPDRFFNMGISEGDMVCTAAGLATTGKIPFATTFACFLLGRSMDQILVSVAYSNTNVKLAGTHAGMAVGEDGPSAQMIVDMAYTRAIPNLMVIQPADWEEARQATHAVANHKGPVYLRLGRAKVKGIYDASHKFQIGKGDVIQKGKDVVIFATGILIQESLKAIDDLKKENITPTLVNISTIKPIDSDLIVKLAKEHEAIITAEDHNRIGGLGDAVGEVLLENNIHVPVKKIAVKDQFAETGTAAQLFEKYGLSSNHVAGTVREILLQKTT; this is translated from the coding sequence ATGAAAGACGGAGCCACCAGAGACGGATACGGCGCGGCACTTATAGAACTGGGCGACAACCCGGACGTGGTGGTCCTGGATTCCGGAGTGAGCGACAGTTCCCGGACCCAGCCGTTCGGAAAACAATTTCCCGACCGCTTTTTCAATATGGGAATCAGCGAAGGGGACATGGTGTGCACTGCCGCGGGACTGGCAACAACCGGGAAGATACCGTTTGCCACGACGTTCGCCTGTTTTCTTTTAGGCCGCTCCATGGACCAGATTCTGGTGAGCGTCGCTTACTCCAATACCAATGTCAAGCTGGCGGGAACCCACGCCGGGATGGCCGTTGGAGAAGACGGCCCGTCAGCGCAAATGATCGTGGACATGGCGTACACGCGAGCCATTCCCAATTTAATGGTGATTCAACCGGCGGACTGGGAAGAAGCCCGACAGGCAACACATGCCGTAGCAAATCACAAGGGACCGGTCTACCTGAGACTGGGAAGAGCCAAGGTCAAGGGGATTTACGATGCATCCCACAAGTTCCAGATCGGCAAGGGGGATGTTATTCAAAAAGGAAAAGATGTCGTCATTTTCGCCACGGGAATCCTGATTCAGGAAAGCCTCAAGGCCATCGACGATCTGAAAAAAGAAAACATCACACCGACATTGGTAAACATTTCCACGATCAAACCCATCGATTCGGACCTGATCGTAAAGTTGGCTAAAGAACACGAGGCCATAATCACCGCTGAAGATCACAACCGAATCGGCGGATTGGGAGATGCCGTTGGAGAAGTTCTTCTGGAAAATAACATTCATGTCCCGGTGAAAAAAATTGCCGTGAAAGATCAGTTTGCTGAAACCGGAACAGCGGCGCAATTATTCGAAAAATACGGTCTGTCTTCCAATCATGTGGCCGGCACCGTCCGCGAAATCCTCCTGCAAAAGACAACCTAG
- a CDS encoding secretion protein HlyD, whose translation MKKGLIYLGAPVLLLAIYLLSSSSNSNDSEPTVGFKTTEVLKGDLAVKISATGVVEPNFKVEVKSKASGEVLKFPFEEGDKVKKGALLLQLDKSDEQRNVAKANAEKSSSLAKLHKAETALLLQETKYETDLQKARSGVQAAAANLQESEDKLNRQKDLFEKKFASQETLDAAQTAYTVNKENLIQAEAQLQVAIDSVYDITMKKNEIELARADVERSEIALDEAQERLDETEIFAPISGVIMQKLVEEGQIIASGISNVSGGTPLATIADMSRLFIIADVDETDVGVVKLDQNVTLSADAFPEQTFQGKVRRIAPQGIVENSITIFKVKIEVLGSGKNILKPMMSANIEIVTESVKDALYISRGAVRKEDGVSFVVISENGVPRKVPIETGIENAIYTEVISGLEPGQEAILGDWEKILAEASGKKKGSSLRKILWLIQSK comes from the coding sequence ATGAAAAAAGGCCTGATTTATTTAGGGGCTCCCGTTCTGTTACTTGCGATTTATTTACTTTCATCCAGTTCCAACAGTAATGATTCGGAGCCAACAGTCGGATTCAAAACCACGGAGGTTTTGAAGGGCGACCTTGCCGTTAAAATCTCCGCGACCGGAGTTGTCGAGCCGAACTTCAAAGTGGAAGTGAAGTCCAAAGCCAGCGGAGAGGTTTTAAAGTTCCCTTTTGAGGAAGGTGACAAAGTTAAAAAAGGCGCTTTGCTCCTGCAACTGGATAAATCCGACGAACAACGGAATGTCGCCAAAGCAAATGCGGAAAAGTCCAGCAGCCTTGCCAAATTGCACAAGGCGGAAACCGCCCTCCTCCTGCAGGAGACTAAATACGAGACCGATTTGCAAAAGGCCCGGTCCGGAGTGCAGGCCGCCGCCGCCAACTTGCAGGAGTCCGAAGACAAGCTGAATCGGCAGAAGGATCTTTTCGAGAAAAAATTTGCATCTCAGGAGACACTGGATGCCGCACAAACCGCTTACACGGTTAATAAGGAAAATTTGATTCAAGCCGAGGCGCAATTGCAGGTGGCGATCGATTCTGTTTACGACATCACCATGAAGAAAAATGAGATTGAACTCGCCAGGGCGGATGTGGAGCGCTCCGAAATTGCCCTGGACGAAGCTCAGGAGCGGCTGGATGAAACCGAGATCTTTGCTCCCATCTCCGGGGTGATCATGCAAAAACTGGTGGAAGAGGGGCAGATCATCGCTTCGGGAATTTCCAATGTCAGCGGCGGAACGCCTCTGGCGACCATCGCGGACATGTCCCGTCTGTTCATCATCGCCGATGTGGACGAGACCGACGTCGGCGTGGTGAAGCTCGATCAAAACGTGACCTTATCCGCGGACGCATTCCCTGAGCAGACCTTTCAAGGTAAGGTTCGGCGCATCGCTCCCCAGGGAATTGTTGAAAACAGCATCACCATATTTAAAGTCAAGATCGAAGTCCTGGGGTCTGGAAAAAATATATTAAAACCCATGATGTCAGCCAATATTGAAATTGTCACCGAATCGGTCAAGGACGCTCTTTATATTTCAAGAGGGGCGGTTCGAAAAGAGGATGGTGTGTCCTTTGTTGTGATTTCAGAAAACGGAGTCCCGCGAAAGGTCCCGATCGAAACCGGAATAGAAAATGCCATTTACACCGAGGTGATCTCCGGTCTGGAGCCAGGCCAGGAAGCCATATTGGGGGATTGGGAAAAAATTCTGGCGGAAGCCAGCGGTAAGAAAAAAGGATCGTCCTTGCGAAAAATTCTTTGGTTGATCCAGTCCAAATAG